A genomic stretch from Asterias rubens chromosome 7, eAstRub1.3, whole genome shotgun sequence includes:
- the LOC117292471 gene encoding meiotic recombination protein DMC1/LIM15 homolog, which yields MDSNIMQDQVVQENIDDDMDEEESFFQDIDLLQNHGINVADIKKLKSAGICTIKGIQMTTRKRMCDIKGISEAKMEKIKEAASKLEVHGFMTALEYSSKRKNCFRITTGSSELDKLMGGGIESMAITEAFGEFRTGKTQISHTLCVTTQLPGANSYPGGKVVFIDTENTFRPDRLKDIADHYNLDHGAMLDNVLYARAYTSEHQFELLDFAAAKFHEEPGVFKLLIIDSIMALFRVDFSGRGELADRQQKLAQMLSKLQKISEEYNVSVFVTNQMTSDPGATMSFQADPKKPIGGHILAHASTTRLSLRKGRGELRIAKIYDSPDMPENEATFAISTGGIIDAKE from the exons ATGGATAGTAACATCATGCAGGATCAAGTTGTACAAGAGAATATCGACGATGACATGGATGAAGAG GAGTCCTTTTTCCAGGACATTGACCTTCTGCAAAACCACGGAATT AATGTTGCTGACATCAAGAAACTCAAGTCTGCTGGGATCTGCACAATCAAA GGAATCCAGATGACAACTCGCAAGCGAATGTGTGACATTAAAGGAATATCTGAGGCCAAAATGGAGAAAATCAAAGAAGCTGCTTCAAAACTAGAA GTTCATGGATTCATGACAGCTCTGGAGTACAGCTCTAAGCGCAAAAACTGTTTCCGTATTACAACAGGAAGCTCAGAACTAGA TAAGCTCATGGGTGGTGGCATTGAGAGTATGGCAATTACTGAAGCATTTGGAG AGTTCCGAACCGGCAAGACCCAGATTTCTCACACACTGTGCGTCACGACTCAACTACCTGGAGCTAACAGCTACCCTGGTGGAAAAGTAGTCTTTATTGATACTGAGAATACttt TCGTCCAGACAGGTTGAAGGACATTGCTGATCATTACAACCTGGACCATGGTGCAATGCTAGATAATGTTCTGTATGCAAGGGCCTACACAA GTGAACATCAGTTTGAGCTTCTTGACTTTGCCGCTGCCAAATTCCATGAAGAGCCGGGCGTCTTCAAGTTACTG ATAATTGACTCCATCATGGCATTATTCAGAGTAGATTTCAGTGGACGGGGAGAACTTGCTGACAGACAACAAAAACTGGCTCAAATGCTCTCCAAACTACAAAAAATATCTGAAG AGTACAACGTCTCTGTCTTTGTAACTAATCAGATGACATCTGATCCTGGAGCAACAATGAG CTTTCAGGCGGACCCTAAGAAACCTATTGGCGGTCATATCCTTGCCCATGCCTCAACGACACGATTGAGTCTCAGGAAAGGACGAGGTGAATTAAGGATTGCCAAGATCTATGACAG CCCTGACATGCCAGAGAATGAAGCAACGTTTGCCATTTCCACAGGAGGTATCATTGATGCCAAAGAATAG